The DNA region CGGCGTTACCGCTTCCGAGGGCCGAGAGAACGGTGAAGAAGGCGAAGGCGATGGCAAGGAAGGGGCTGTGCAGGCCTTTGCGCAAGACGAACATCGGACCGCCGATTCGTTCGCCTGCTTCGTCTACATGCCGGTAGCGGACGGCAAGCACGGCCTCTGCATATCGCGAGGCGATGCCGAAAAAACCGCCGATCCACATCCAGAAGATGGCGCCGGGTCCGCCTGCCACAAGCGCCGTCGCCACGCCCGAGATGTTGCCGGTGCCGACCGTGCCTCCAAGAGCGGTGGCGAAGGCTCCAAAAGGACTGATCTGGCCACGCCCGCCGTCGCGCGAAAAGCTCAGTCGTATGCCCTGAAACAACCGACGCTGAATAAAGCCGAGGCGAAACGTCAGGAAGAGGTGCGTTCCCAGAAGAAGAACGACCAGGAACCATCCCCAGACAAAATCGTTAAGCGCGGCGAGAACGGGTAGAACGGATGCGTCGTTCACATCAATCGACGATGATCTCGTGCGTGATCTCGGCCGTCTTTGCAAGCATTGCAGAAACTCCGCAGTACTGATTCTGCGAAAGGTTCACCGCCTTCTCGAGTTTCTCCCGGTCGGCGCCTGTGGCGATATATCTCAGATGAATGCGCGAGAAAACCCTGGGATGTTCCGTCGTCTGATCGGCTTCGACCTCGATTTTTAAGGTGGCGGGAAGGGCGCGCATCTTTTTCAAGATGGCGATGACGTCCATGCCCGTGCAACCGGCCAGGCCCGAAAGGACGAGCTCTTTAGGCGACTGTCCTTTTCCCTGGCCGCCATGATCTGGCTTTGCATCCATCTCGACGCGCGCGACATCGGTTGATGCGCTCATATGCATCTCTTCATGCCATGTGAGTACCGTTTTCATTTCCATTGCGGACGATTGTGCCCGCTCCCATGCAGATGGAAGCGAAAAA from Leptonema illini DSM 21528 includes:
- a CDS encoding OsmC family protein produces the protein MKTVLTWHEEMHMSASTDVARVEMDAKPDHGGQGKGQSPKELVLSGLAGCTGMDVIAILKKMRALPATLKIEVEADQTTEHPRVFSRIHLRYIATGADREKLEKAVNLSQNQYCGVSAMLAKTAEITHEIIVD